From Pristiophorus japonicus isolate sPriJap1 chromosome 1, sPriJap1.hap1, whole genome shotgun sequence, a single genomic window includes:
- the LOC139262961 gene encoding putative nuclease HARBI1: MWGKEAIPSKGLQFSFLQFSDERRLRFRTEVLRELCIVLRDLQPQTHLRIALTMETKVTMAFNFYTMESFQSATADIGNVSQFSAHRCIRQVKICTVQKGPVHLLADEKRQTGGAAGRICPNDRLPEGAIDCTHVGLRAPHHHPEIFVNHKVFHSLNVQLVCDHQGRILAVDARYPGSSHDSFILRQTSVPAIFTGPNQECGWLVGDKGYPLSTWLLTPLWNPRTVPEHAYNDAHCATSCIIEKCIGIFKQRFRCLNRSGGTLQYSPQRVSIIIVVCCMLPNLVIMRGQPLEVESAVPPEEEDVQEEE; encoded by the coding sequence atgtgggggaaggaggccataccctcaaagggtctacagttctccttcctccagttcaGTGATGAGCGAAGGCTACGATTTCGGACAGAAGTACTCAGGGAGCTCTGCATTGTCCTGcgagatctgcagcctcaaacacaTCTCAGGATCGCCCTCaccatggagaccaaggtcaccatggcctttaatttttacaccatggagtctttccagtctgccactgcagacattggcaatgtCTCCCAATTCTCAgcacatcggtgcatccggcaggtcaaAATATGCACTGTACAGAAGGGTCCTGTACATCTCCTTGCCGATGAAAAGagacaaacaggtggagcggcaggccgaaTTTGCCCGAATgacaggcttcccgagggtgctatagactgcacacacgttgggctgagagcgccacatcatcaccccgagatctttgtcaaccacAAAGTCTTCCACTCTCTGAACGTCcaactcgtgtgtgaccaccagggtcggatcctggcagttgatgcgaggtatccaggcagcagtcatgattcgttcattctgcgccagaccagtgtgcccgccatcttcaccggcccgaatcaggaatgTGGTTGGTtggttggggacaagggatatcccctgtccacttggttgctcactccactgtggaaccccaggacagtgccagagcacgcatacaatgacgctcattgtgccaccagttgCATCATCGAGAAGTGCATAGGCATcttcaagcagaggttccggtgcctgaaccgctctggtggcaccttgcagtactctcctcaacgggtctccataatcatcgtggtctgctgtatgctgccCAACCTGGTCattatgaggggacagccactggaggtcgagtcagcagtaccacctgaggaggaggacgtgCAGGAGGAGGAGTAA